Proteins encoded by one window of Ulvibacter sp. MAR_2010_11:
- a CDS encoding serine hydrolase: MKRFLKWFAGFLIAIVALLYITDYEYILKGMRIVYLTGHSTAFIDDHSYFENDTIAASVQPQPWPLHANYNLEKATEKLVETNEALGTVAFLIIKNDSIWFEEYANNYGAASQTNSFSMAKSITSALLGKAIQERYIKSLEQPVSDFYPQFKESGMTVGDLSSMASGLNWDESYKSPFSVTARSYYADNLAKTILNLKVTESPGRQYTYLSGNTQLLGMVLETATQKRLAAYLSESFWKPMGFEQPALWQVDDAKHRLVKAYCCIAGNARDFARFGKLYKDFGKWNGQQLIDSVFAAKSITPRFEESPEYGYGFWLSNHLDKKIFVMRGILGQYVITIPEDNIIIVRLGHNRGVRSEKPFSDDFYIFVEEAYKMLEKNS; this comes from the coding sequence ATGAAACGTTTTTTAAAATGGTTCGCGGGTTTCCTCATCGCTATTGTTGCGCTCTTGTACATCACCGATTATGAGTATATTCTAAAAGGGATGCGGATAGTTTATCTTACAGGACATTCTACCGCGTTTATCGACGACCATAGCTACTTTGAAAATGATACAATTGCGGCCAGTGTCCAACCTCAACCCTGGCCTTTACATGCAAATTACAATTTAGAAAAAGCAACTGAAAAACTAGTTGAAACGAACGAAGCGCTTGGTACTGTTGCGTTCCTTATTATTAAAAACGATAGTATCTGGTTTGAAGAATACGCAAACAACTATGGAGCCGCTTCACAAACCAATTCGTTTTCCATGGCCAAGAGTATTACTTCGGCCTTGTTGGGAAAGGCAATTCAAGAGCGTTATATAAAAAGTCTGGAACAACCGGTTAGTGATTTTTACCCTCAATTTAAAGAAAGTGGGATGACCGTTGGCGATTTGTCATCGATGGCTTCGGGCCTAAATTGGGACGAATCGTATAAGAGTCCGTTTAGCGTTACGGCTCGTTCCTATTACGCCGATAATCTAGCCAAAACCATTCTCAATTTAAAAGTTACTGAGTCCCCGGGCCGGCAATACACCTATTTAAGCGGAAATACACAACTACTGGGAATGGTTCTGGAAACAGCAACTCAAAAGAGACTAGCGGCGTATTTATCTGAAAGCTTTTGGAAGCCCATGGGATTTGAGCAACCGGCACTCTGGCAGGTAGACGACGCCAAACATCGCTTGGTAAAAGCCTATTGTTGTATTGCCGGGAACGCACGGGATTTTGCTCGTTTCGGGAAATTGTACAAAGATTTCGGTAAGTGGAACGGACAACAACTTATAGATTCTGTCTTTGCGGCAAAGTCGATTACCCCTCGCTTTGAAGAAAGCCCAGAATACGGATACGGGTTTTGGTTGAGCAATCATTTGGATAAAAAAATATTTGTGATGCGCGGCATTTTAGGACAATATGTAATAACCATTCCCGAAGACAATATAATTATTGTTAGACTTGGACACAATCGCGGAGTGAGATCCGAAAAACCTTTTAGTGACGATTTCTACATTTTTGTTGAAGAAGCCTATAAGATGCTGGAAAAAAATTCGTAA
- a CDS encoding methylated-DNA--[protein]-cysteine S-methyltransferase, with translation METSFLQSPIGIIKITGDSSGIRSVEFTDASEIIAAEIPSELFEATTQLTEYFEGKRSQFDLQLSPEGTEFQKKVWHLLTTIPFGKTSSYQEIANKLGDPKVIRAAASANGKNPIAIIIPCHRVIGSDGSLTGYAGGLHRKKWLLEHENPVKQQSLF, from the coding sequence ATGGAAACCTCCTTTTTACAAAGCCCTATCGGTATCATAAAAATCACCGGTGATAGCAGTGGTATAAGATCGGTTGAATTTACGGATGCTTCCGAAATAATTGCTGCTGAAATTCCTTCGGAATTATTCGAAGCAACCACACAACTCACCGAATACTTTGAAGGAAAACGCTCCCAATTCGATCTTCAGCTCTCTCCTGAAGGAACCGAATTTCAGAAAAAAGTATGGCATCTTTTAACCACAATTCCCTTCGGGAAAACAAGCTCCTATCAGGAAATAGCCAATAAATTAGGAGATCCCAAGGTCATTCGTGCCGCAGCTTCGGCAAATGGCAAAAATCCTATTGCGATTATTATTCCCTGTCATCGGGTTATAGGCAGTGACGGCTCTTTGACAGGATATGCCGGAGGGTTGCATCGTAAAAAATGGTTGCTGGAGCACGAAAATCCGGTAAAACAGCAATCTCTATTTTAG
- a CDS encoding CNNM domain-containing protein yields MTLLIVYAVLSIFFSFLCSILEAALLSFTPTFIKLKRKEGKAYAKTLADFKKDIDRPLIAILTINTVAHTVGAILVGVQAEKLPYKVEVMGINLVGIVSAVMTLLILIVSEIIPKTIGATYWKKLGSFTAIFLNVIIFPLKYTGILWLLLLTTKLIGKSAHVSTMSREEFIAITDAAEQEGVFEENESAVIKNLLIFKSVEAKNVMTPFPVVTSEEETISLSEFHEAHKNLRFSRIPVYEGKSHNITGFILRDDLLEEIVEEHGDKLLRDIRREITVVQEETPIPSLFDTFIKQRAHIALVVDDFGNTTGIVTMEDIIETLLGLEIMDESDDIEDMQAQARKNWERRAKRMGIAVQDYTEDENE; encoded by the coding sequence ATGACATTACTTATAGTTTACGCTGTTCTATCCATATTCTTTTCATTTTTGTGTTCCATATTAGAAGCTGCACTGCTCAGCTTTACACCTACTTTTATAAAATTGAAGCGCAAAGAAGGAAAGGCTTATGCGAAGACGCTGGCAGATTTTAAAAAGGATATTGACCGACCGCTTATAGCAATATTAACCATAAATACCGTCGCCCACACCGTAGGTGCCATTCTTGTAGGAGTACAGGCAGAAAAACTTCCCTATAAAGTTGAGGTCATGGGCATAAATTTGGTGGGAATTGTTTCGGCGGTAATGACGCTTCTCATTTTGATTGTTTCTGAAATAATCCCAAAGACGATAGGGGCTACCTACTGGAAGAAATTAGGTTCCTTCACGGCTATATTTCTGAATGTAATTATCTTTCCTCTAAAGTATACAGGCATTCTGTGGTTACTTTTACTTACCACAAAATTGATAGGCAAATCGGCTCATGTTAGTACGATGAGTCGGGAGGAATTTATTGCCATTACCGATGCTGCCGAACAGGAAGGGGTTTTTGAAGAAAATGAGAGTGCCGTGATTAAAAACCTGCTCATTTTCAAATCGGTTGAAGCAAAGAACGTGATGACTCCTTTTCCGGTTGTAACGAGCGAAGAAGAGACTATTTCCCTGAGTGAGTTTCATGAAGCCCACAAAAATCTGAGGTTCTCGCGTATTCCCGTTTACGAAGGTAAAAGCCACAATATTACCGGCTTTATCCTCCGGGACGATCTGCTTGAAGAAATTGTGGAAGAACACGGGGATAAACTGTTACGTGATATAAGGCGTGAAATAACGGTTGTTCAGGAAGAAACTCCTATCCCTTCATTGTTCGATACCTTTATCAAACAGCGAGCTCACATAGCCTTGGTGGTAGACGATTTTGGCAATACCACAGGCATTGTAACCATGGAAGATATCATTGAAACTCTTCTGGGGCTGGAAATTATGGACGAAAGTGATGATATTGAAGATATGCAGGCTCAGGCAAGAAAAAACTGGGAACGGCGAGCAAAACGTATGGGAATAGCAGTACAAGATTATACAGAAGACGAGAACGAATAA
- a CDS encoding 3'-5' exonuclease yields the protein MLTKINLEHILFLDIETVPQHEDFNDLEPVAQSLWEHKTQYQRKEDFTAEEFYDRAGIWAEFGKIICISVGYFKIAGETRNFRVTSFHGEEVTILKEFKVLLETHFSRPHHVLCAHNGKEFDFPYIARRMIINCIDIPFKLNLFGKKPWEIPHLDTMELWKFGDYKTFTSLKLMAHVLGIPSPKDDIDGSEVRNVYYNEKDIDRIITYCEKDTTTVAQLFLRLRNEPILEESEVLSV from the coding sequence ATGCTTACAAAAATTAACTTGGAACATATCCTCTTTCTGGATATTGAAACGGTTCCGCAGCACGAAGATTTTAACGATCTGGAACCCGTTGCACAATCGTTATGGGAACACAAAACGCAGTATCAACGCAAAGAGGATTTTACTGCAGAAGAATTCTACGACCGGGCCGGAATTTGGGCCGAATTTGGTAAGATTATCTGTATTTCGGTGGGATATTTTAAGATTGCCGGCGAAACCAGGAATTTTAGAGTGACGAGTTTCCACGGAGAAGAAGTAACTATTCTAAAAGAATTTAAAGTGCTTTTGGAGACTCATTTCAGCAGACCCCACCATGTGTTGTGTGCTCATAACGGGAAGGAGTTCGACTTTCCTTACATCGCCCGCAGAATGATTATTAACTGTATTGACATTCCGTTTAAATTAAATCTCTTCGGAAAAAAACCATGGGAAATTCCGCATTTGGACACCATGGAGCTTTGGAAATTCGGCGATTACAAAACATTTACCTCCTTAAAATTAATGGCTCATGTTTTGGGAATACCTTCTCCAAAAGATGATATTGACGGTAGCGAAGTTCGCAATGTATACTATAATGAAAAAGACATTGATCGAATAATTACTTACTGCGAAAAAGATACCACCACGGTTGCGCAATTATTTTTAAGGCTTCGGAATGAGCCTATTTTAGAAGAATCTGAGGTTTTGTCGGTGTAA